The window GCTACATTTTGTATAGGAAAACTTATTGagtatgcatttttataattacaGTAAAAACaatctacaaaattaaaaaaaagaatgaaataaaaattgcacATTTGCATAAATTCTGAACTATAAAAATCAGACTTATTTTCATCCCTCCCCTGACTCAGTTATTCATTTTATAACTGAACTAAGTAATACATGACACACTGATAAGCTTCATGATCTTCTAGCTCCTTAATATTTAGAATCAATTCTATACCGTCAGTCTATACCTATTTGTATAAGCTGAGTCAGGATTCCCCACCCTTGTTCTGAGGCCCTTTCCTCTGAACTTAAGGTTTTATCATCTGTACACAGAGATATCTAAGTGCTGCGCCTTGAGCATCAAATATAGGAATAACTTAACCCAGGAACCCACCCCCTCTTCCTGCCTTCAAAAGGAGTTCTGCAAGTCAGAGTCACAAAAATCAGCTCATATCTATAGAAATAATTTCCTATTTATAGAAACCCTTGCTCCCCAACGGTCTCTGATGAGATCCTCGCAACAGTATCACCAGCAGAAGCCTTAAGAATACAAACAGTATTAAATGCACCAAGTGAGAACCATTTTTATAATAACTTAGGCACTATTCGCCACATAGTGGTAAGTGACGTTCTTCTATTTATTCAACAGCTGCATCCCGGTGACTGCACAAATCACCCCAGAACTTAATACACAAACAGACATGCAAATACATAAAGATATTTACCATCTTCAGCACTATGTACTAGTTCTTCTGGCAGATTATCTACTTTTGCTTGATCTGTTCAGGAGAAATTAACAAATGGTTAACGTGGCTGACCcttagagagaaaaagaacaatgaaatcatCCCTGGAAGCTCCCGGAGTTGGAAGCAATTAGTCAAGATGCAGTGAGGGGTGCAACCAAGATGTCTTCCCCAAATACTTTCTCTTTAGATTAGCTACTTGAGCCAGTGCCATAACGGGAGCTCCCATTTCAGCCCGGATGCAGCACACATCAGCACACTGCTGCACACCGACTCCCAAGGGTTAGAGGGTTAGCTCAGAGCAAGCAATTGGCTGGCAGCAGGAGAAAGCACGGGGCTGCGACAGTCCCTCTATTCTTCTGGAAAGGGTAAGATGCTGGCCATGACTAACACCTCCCCAAATCTATGGtcaaatatttgtgtgtgtgcatcatCATTTGCATATGCCTCTGGGAGGCTTGCTTGGGAAGTCAACTGAAGAGATGTAACTGGGGACCAGCTGCTAAGTGGAATTTTGGCAGGCTAGTGTGAGAGTGGGTATCGGTATTTGGAAGGAAGCCTGCAGGAATACCCGTCAGCtgatggtgattttttttaaccctacACATTCCTGAGTACTTTAAAGCTGCACCATGGAAATAGCTCCATGCTTCAGAGACAAAGAGGTTTGCTAAACTGAACAATTGTCACTgaggtcttttctttctttagggaCCATCACTGACATAAGGAAGAACAATTGGGGCTGTCCATTAAAGAATGGGACTGCCTTCTCTGGAATTATCCAGGCGGATGTGGGGGTTGACCAGCTGTTAAGGAGGCTTTAGAGGGAATTCCTGCATGGGGGGACTTTGAAACGGGTGACCTTCATGGTCGCTCTCAATCCTGAGATTCTAAGATCCTTGGGAGGATCAGGACTACATTCCAAATTGGGGATATTTTCTAGATCCCTGGAAATCTCTGAATTTTAGGAATTGTTTAGTGAAGtgtctttttcagttttctttttaaactctgACTTCTTAGTCTCAACTGCAGATGTTAAAAACTATAATAAACCCAACAATGGTCAATTATCAATCAATTAATTTGACAGTGGTTAACTTTTACTCAATTTTTCTTATGACCATATGAAATTCCACAGGTATATCCTTAGCTTCAAAAGAATAAGAACAAAAGCCCTAGAAGTCATGGTTTCTAGGtccacttgcctggcatgcaagtCTCTATGTATGTTATGTTTTCTGTTAGTACTAAAGAAATCCTTCACCAATTAAAGCAGCAGCCAGTGGGGAATAGTGTACCTACCTAATGCATTGTGTGTTAGGTAGTCTTTTGGTTTACAGTCCCAGTATCCAAGAGAAATGggtgaagagaaagaaggaatgagCTGAGTATGGTGGTATATgactataaccccagcaacttgtgaggctgagactggaggatcttGTGATCAAGTtcaagctagcttcagcaatgtagcaaggccctgaagaacagcaagaccctgtctcaaaaaaataaagggctggagatgtagttcagtggtaaagtacccctgggttcaatccccagtatcagagagagagagagagagagagagagagagagagatgagagaagaggagagagagagagagagaagaagaagaagaagaagaagaagaagaagaagaagaagaagaaggaggaggaggaggaggaggaggaggaggaggaggaggggggggggggagggggagggaagaaagggagggaggaagggagggagagagagggagggagggagggagagagagggagggagggagggagagagaggggagggagggagagggagggggagagaggagagagggagagggagagggagagggagagggagagagagagagagagagagagagagagacagagagagagacagagagagagagagacagagagagagacagagagagagagagggagagcgaGAGAAATATCCTTGAAACCAGAGACTAATTCAGACCCATTTCATGTAAAATTCATTAGATGCCTAACCCTGTCACATATAATATTATCACTTCACAAATGTTAGTGACAGTTATCTGATAATTTTGAGTCCCAGGTCTGCTGTGTGATACCAAGTAAGCTATTTTACCTGAGTTTaattttccttatctataaagtgGTGATAACAGCAATTCATCTCTCAAAGAGTTGCTTGTGTtggttaaatgaattaatgtgtGAAATTCTTAGTGTTTGGCACATTATATTCAGTAGATGTTAGCTATTACTATTATTCTACTACTGTACTAGCTGCCACGATCCTTTAAAACATTGTACTTGAGTAAACTCAACTGGGATGCTTCAATTCAAGGAAACCTAGTAGGTAGGAACAAAACCTCATGCATTATTTTTGAAAGCAGTGTTCCAGACACTTAAGGGTGAGTCTCTGATTCAGCACACTTGGGGAAGGTTATTTCCATCTGTCAATTAGGCATTTTAGTGCACGTCAACATGCAGTGAGGCTACAGAACAACATATAAGCACTTTTAAGCTTAGATGGGGCATAACAGTGGAGCAAACTTTATTCTCACTTGATAAATCTGATGAAATGTCTTCTAGACTTTTGGAAGGCATTTTCCTAGCAGCACTCCTTTCCAAAGCTTTCAAAACAGGACTGGGTTCTTCTTCTGAACCTGTTGTAAGACAAAACCGATGAATGCTGcacaatacaaaagaaaaaaacaaactttaaataaTGAACGGGCATTGACATGGTGGGCTGAAAAGAGAAATTATGGTATAAGCCTCCCTACTTCTATTGGTTCTACAAAGCAATTATTTCACAGAAAGTAATTTCTCCACTAagagtcctttaaaaatttttttcttcatcaaaaaatatttgaaacacaaATCATATAGAAACAAGATGAGCACATTGGTCTCCTAGTTGTTTACGCTTTTATTTTAGGCACATGATTTGTTTTGTCCAGACTTTGAATCTTCCCACTTAACATTCTAGCTTTTGAAGACAGTCACAAAATGATTTTAGGTGCATTAAAAAAATTAGCTGAAgacaggtgtgatggcacacacctataatcccagtggctcaggttgaggcaggaggatcacaacttcaaagccagcctcagcaacttcgcgaggcacttggcaactcagcaagaccctgtctctaaaataaagaGGTCTGGGGaatgggctcagtggttaagggcactggggttcaatccctggtaccaaaacaaaacaaaacaaaaccaatagcTGAAAACTATGGAGGgtaagattttaatatttaactCTGTGAACAAACGGATACACAAAGTAGTGGGTTGTCCAGGTTGATAGCTGTaggatttctgaattttataatttagtaTAACTTGCAACAAAATACTGATAAATATATGGGGAAGTCAACTTTTTATTTAactaaggcatttttaaaaggaggatGAGATTCTATCCCTTACTAATgcctttatttcataaaaaagaaagacattttagaactgaaaggggaaaaaaaggtataATTTCAGAATAAGAACAGTACCGAAATTAAAACATAACACTTTACCAAAAAAAGTCTCTatactatcatttttttttcttcattttgacagTGAAAACTCCATCCTGGGTAAGTCCTGGTCTTAGTACTAACATTTATCACTGTCTATACTCAGTGCCTAAAATAGTGGCTGGCAAAAGacacttcaaaaatatttgctgaaccaATAAATGATTCAATTAATGAATCAATGAGTTTAAGAACCCCTTctctaaaaattaatttcctgaAATGCATTCCAGTTCTGCCTAACATTAATATGCATTCCACagcaaatggatttttttcatatatagcaAAGTTTATTCCTTAAAACTCACAcacagataataataaatatcttCCTGATAATGAAGAGCTTGTATATGCAATGTCTGTGTCAATTCCTGGGAATTATATTGTACTTTTCCTAATGTAAGACAGAAGGTTAATGATAATCAGAGAGATTAATTAAAGGTTCTTAATCCTGGGTGTAtcttgctgggtttttttttttttttttttctttttttttttctttcagtgctagggattcaAACCAGGAACTCTTTctcactgaattatatccccagttcttttttatttattattttgagacaaggtcttgctaagttggttagACTAGCcatgaatttgtaatcctcctacctcagcctcctgagttgctgggattataggtatttGTAGTAGCAAATGGATTTTAAGATGAACTAGATTTGGGAtgttctttgtttaaatttaagaGGATTCTTATTGCAAAAGTTCTGAGAGATTTTGACAAGCTAGTAAAATACATAATTTCCCAACATTTCCAAAAATGTTTGACCATGGAAAGTTTCTTTTTCCCAGAGGAACATATTGAGGTATTGGTTGGTTAACAGCTCAGCCACAGGTCAAACATGTTAGTTTGCTCAGCAAAATTAGGGTGGTTTTGTAGCAAGGTTTCTATCCGACTTTTACCTACACCCTTTCCAGTTTGTTTTAAAACTGTAATTTAGATCAAAGGATATAAAACCTTGACTGACCATTGTATACCTCTTACttggcatttaattttaaaatatcttttcttggTTCTGTCTAGGTGATAATCTAATGTTACCTATTTCTTTCTTAGGCTTTTTGATGTTCACTCAGTGACACTGGTACCCTATAAACCTGGCTAGACACATTAGGTGATAGTCTTTTAAGTGCAAATTTGCAAGCCTCCTATGGGTAAGTTTACCCTAGAAACATAAAGGAGAGTTTATTAAGAGAATACCCAACAAGGTTAACATGCTGACTTTATTCTTATATAAGTTTGTTTTCAGAGactagcactttttttttttttaaaaccagtaaCATTTGTTAAGTGGGCTTCAATTTGACTAATTAGGATTAAAGGTGGATCTTTGGTGAGTATTCAAGAAGTGATGCTACATCTGCTTACAAAGGAACTCAAACCTCAAAAGTCGGCCACTCCGTAAAGCTTATCAAGGAAGGTGATCAACACCAGCTGTGCATTTGGTTGAAATATCCCAGTCATACAGCATTCTCTATCATTTCATCACTCAAATCAGATAACTTCTCATTCCAATGTGCTCTGGGGTTTCCCTACTGAAATGGCAAGAGTTGATGAGAATAGTAAACTGAGACAAGTGTTGTTTATAGCCTGAATGAAACCAGCATCCTCAGGTCCACTTAGATGAGTTTTGTGATCCAGTAAGATCTTTAGCAATTCAGTCAAGGCTGAAGCCAAAGAAATGCAGTCACCAAGCAATGCCCTTAGGTGGAATCAGGTGAAGTCATCTGACCAAAGTCATATTCTAGAAGGGGAAGATTCTGCAGATGGttgaaaatgagagggagagaatgGCAATAAAAATACGACAGCACAAAGTATCTGAGGGAAGGAAAGGCCCAGCCTTGCACTTATTCCCTGATTTTTAGCCACACCTGCAGGAAAATGTTACTCTTAAATGGAAAATTTGTGCCCAGTGTGgtctttttgcttttttgccaCAACTCTCACTAGAGACTTCTATTAGGATTGTCAATTAAGAAATTCTAATATTTCTAGGAGGAAGACTAATTTAAGTGTTTTAAAGATGATTTCTAAACCCcaaatattatcttaaaaatatgtgAGACCTAAAAATTCAATAGGTAGATTAATGAGAAGCAAGGATAGGCTCTGGAACACAGACTGTAGGAAAGCTGTTTTTTTGTAATCTATTTGAATAAAGAACCAAAGTGATAAGAAGAATTTAGTGCCATTAAGGAGtgtcaaattaattaaaaaaaaatttaaagtcatcCTTTACATCAGTATTCCATAAAGCAGATTCATTATGGGTTAAAAATTCCAAAATGCTCACTAGATGTGTTTCTCCAGCTTCCTGCAATAGAACCTGTGTTTCCATCTGAAAAATCAGAGTCAGAGaaaccttctttttcttgttcattgACTTGTCTCTTACATGGCGATGTTAACATCAATTcaactttacttatttttgtagggttttctttctttgtcaggAGAGGAATGGGCTGCTCGCTTTTGGACACACTACTTGCTTTAGGAGCCTCCTCAAAGTCAGGTTCCTGAAAAGCCCCTAGTCCCCCTGCAAGGTCACTTTCATTGTTCCTGTCCCCTGGGGAGCTTATTGTTCTAATGGTCTCTATTTCATGGTCCACATAAAGTTGGGGGGTTCCAGAGATCTCAACCCCACTTGAAGAACAACAAAGAGCAACTGATAAATCAGTCACAACTTCATCTCCTCCCAATACTTTAACAATTTGGTCGACTTGAGATTCCAAACCATTGCTTCTACCCTTCATTTCAGAGGCCCTTGAGGCTGCCCAGAACCTGGCCTGCTCTGACTGTGAGGGCTCCTTCTCAGGAATTTCTTCCTTCACTGATACCTGGTGTCCATGAGGTGGAACTTCACATATTTCTTTAAGAAGTTTCTCAAACCCAATATCAAAAGCACTCTCAGTTATTGATGGAGCCTCAGACTTTTCAActgtttcttcaatttccttgGGATGGAAATTGGAAGTAGCTTGCCTGGGTGCCTCAGTACTACCTATTAAGTCTGATGGAGAGAGAGTTCCTGTATCCTTTTCATATCTTGAAGGGTAGGTTTCTAGTGTTTCCTTGTGGAGCTTTTCTAAGCCAGCACTGAATTCAAGGAACTCTGATTTGGGTTgaataattgtttcctttacaaTTTCTGCCACTTCCTGGGGTAACTTTTTGTCATGCTTTTTGTCAGTGGAAACAGATGAGCTAAGGAGCTGTTCTGATGGAGCCATCTGAGTGGTCAAAGATGATCCAACTTCATGAGTTTTATCAGGAACTATAGTGAAGGAATAAAAATCTTTCCTATCTGAAGCAATGGTGTCCATTGTAGCCCACAATGGGGTCACACTCAGAGAATTTGGGGGGCTGCCTGCTGCCTGTACTCCTTCAGAAAATTCTGCTTTTACTTCTCCAGGACCTATTTCCATTGCAGAAGGATAACTCGGGCAAGTTTCTCTAAGTAGCTTCTTTAATACATCATTTACATAATTCAATTCAGGTTTAGATGGAAGAATGACTTTCTCTACAGTCTCTGAAATTTCCCTTTGAGAAGGCAATGCTCCATCGTGGGGAACAAGATGAGCATCCTGGGAAAAAGACATGTCTTGTGGAGAGTTGGTCACATCCTTAAAAGAATCCTTTCTGTGAAGATGGGAAGAACCTTTTGCAGCCATCTGAAGCAAGTTCTCCCTGTTGAGCTGGCACTCACCACTTTCAGCTTTCTGGGTGAAAGCTGTATTTCCCGAAGTTTCATACCCCTCTGATAAAGGAGCTACTATCTCTCTCTGACAGCCTCTCGGTTTTATTCCCTTTTCAAAAAATCTACCCTCTTCAAGCTGAGAGCCAGTTCCAGTGGTCATGGGTTCTAACTCAGTTTGCAAGGGTGAGTGTGGAATTCCAGTTGCTTCTTTCAGGAGTTTGTTTAGACTAGCAGCCAAAGTGTTCTGTTTGAACTTCGGAGGCACCACTGTTTTATCTACATGCTCATTAGTGAACTCTTTAGGTCCTTCAGCTTCTTCCTCATCATCAGCAAAATCTGTCTTTTGAAGCCATTTCCTATCTTCTGAAACACCTGGTTTGAGAATTTCTTTTCCATAAGCTTCTTTACCAGAAGGCTGGATTGCTGGTGATGAACCTTCTAAAACCAGCTTCTGTACACTGTCACTAAAAGTGTCTTTGTTGTCTTTAGATAAAACATGTGCTTTCACTATGGATTCCTGAATCTCTTGATCTGAAAAATCCTTTGCTTCCTTAAATACTGGAGTACCAAGCCATTCcatattatttttcacattttcctttgttGACTCATTTCCTGCCAAATGTTGAATGGATTCTCCAGGTGGCCTCAGTGGAAATGTGGTTTCATTTGGTAGCACCTGGAGTatacattttgaatttaatttcttcatttcctctctcGGTGTAACAGAGAACACCTCTTCTTGGTGGGTATTTCTTCCTGATGATTTAACATCACTGAATTCCTTGTGTTTTTGGCTAGAGAATGGCACAAAAATTTTTTGGCTTATTGTAGTATTCTTCTCAGAATTATTCTTACTGTTTGGATTACCTCCTAAGTCCCAAAACTTTCTCAAATTCTCAAACTGAGAGTGATTATAAACCTGTTCTGTGTTGGGTTCATCCATTCGTTCTTTTAGGGACATAATTTTAAAGTTGGCATTTGATTCACCAATTAGAAATCTTTCTTTCTCCAAAGGAGCGTGTATTTCATTCCTAGTGTTTGAGGGATGTTGCAATGCTGGTAAAGTAATGTCTCTTCTAGAATGCAAACTGTCTTCCTCTAGCAaactttttatatgcttatttgtcTTATCCTGAAACagcaacattttatttgattggTCAGCTGAAGGATGGCATTTCAATGGACCTGATATTTGGGGACTGGTCTCTTTAGGCTTGTTTGAGGAATGAAAACTGGAGAGATGGAATGCTTGATCATCCTCATCAAAGACCACTCGTTTGGCAGTGAACTGACCATATTCACTCTGGCCTGTAGATAAACTGTCTGTGAATATATCCTGTGATCTCACAGGCGGGTATGCTTTAGCAGAGGATTGTTCCTGGCTACATGAAGATGTGGGTTCTTTATGAGTTAACTTAGCAGCAGCTTTCTCTCCTTCCCAAAAGGATATTCTGTCACTCACTcttttgtatttctctctttGCACTTGGTTCTTGGGAACCTCACCAGCTTCTTGTTGTGGGTGAACCTCAGGCTTCTTTGAAGGAGCTACACTGTTGACAATCCCAGGCAGCATCTCCCTATTATCTGTCTCTAAGGAAGCTTTCAggatggaattattttcttctttgctctttctctctaCCTTCACATTATCTTTCAAATTTGGTTCCTGGACAATTGCTAAAGAGTCAAATTTTACTTTGGAGTTTCCTGTATGTTTTTCATGAGCATGAGGCTTGGGTTCTTCTTTACCAAAGCTGCCAATATTCTTAGTGTTGCATGAAACTTGGACTTCTGCATTGGATCCTTTGAGAACACTGTAGGAGCAGTTATTGGTTGTGGGAGGTACCCCATTTTCTTCTATGCTTTTCAAGTCTTGGCTATTATCCatatttttacttccttgacttggGGTACCACAGTTTGCAAATGGCTGTGGTATAACTTGACCTTCCTTTGGGGTGCTTTGTTGGGACAAATTCATAGATTTGGGTTTGATATTCATAGAATTAtcttggaaaatttcagaaaccaGCATATCTCCTTCTTCCTGGAATGCTGAATCATATCTCACAGGCTTCAATTTAACTTTGGTGGACAATAGTGCCTTGGAATCATTTTCTTTAAGACTGGTGTCATCTGTCACCATGGCAATAGCAACCCGTGACTTTGAGTCTGTTTTTCCTTTGGGTTCTGTTCCTCGGGGATGTTGGAGGGATGGTTTACTGTCGTCTGAATGAGAACTTCGGTTAAACCAGTCTAGGACTTTAGTAATGGAATCATCAGTTGTCTTCTTGATCTCAGTGGCAGGTGGAGCAGAGCGTGAGGATGTCTTAGCTTTCAGAGCCATGAGAAGAGGGAGCTTACCTTGCTGATGGTCTCTAGAACTGCAATCTGGCACCTGAGATGGTTCAGGCTCAATGCAATGAGACAGTTCATCTGCAATACAGAAACGCTcttctaaataagaaaaaaacatgctTCAAGAATGATTATCACTcatattatctgttttaaaaggcactttttatttgtactttctacACTGACAGCATCTGTCAGGGGCTGTAAGTCATCCTGATTAAAGTATTCTACCAAAGATGCCCAATGACAGCAAAGGAAGGCAAATGTAGACCTCTGGAAGTATGTGTGTGGACCTAACTGGAAAATTTCTTTGAAGTccttgacttatttttaaaaattcatgtgaatTTTACATTCTGATCCATGTTACACTTTAAGTAttaattttctccaattcttaAATCTTTGTATAGAACTGGCTGGTACGAAGATACACCTTGCTGATTTCACGACTTTACTTATTCCCTGGCACACTAAGTTCATAAGCCCTAGAGGGCTCTTAAACCCAGAATTAAGGACCATAGACTTATGTAATTTCAGGAgttagaaaaataacttttaagtaaGTCTAAACAAGGAATTCCCTCTAGaatttctgaataataaaatgagaatatttgctTTCCTGGGTCTTACTCCTAATACACTGAAGAAGAAACTCTGAAGATAGAGGCCTGCTGTTCTGCATGCTGATTGTTTCCCATGGTGGAGATTAGGAACCCTGATCTCAACAGGACTCTCCATTCTGCCCCATGTTCTATCATTTGTAACTCAGAAGTTATTTCTGAGTCAAATAATGTAAAATGAGGATTGATAGAGAATATGATCTCTACCTGCTCCCTGATTATCAACTAACCAATTGCTAGAAGGCTACAGAAGGATATTTATGTTCTTTCTAAGTTATCAGGAAAGCAGGGTCTTTTCTGAGCCTTAATCAAAAGGCACATAGTACATTTGGATGAGGGAACTTAAAGTGTTTCGTTAAGACTTATTAGGCAGTTTGGCAAGGCTGTAGTCAAAGCACAGATGTGTCAGCATTTCTGTTCTCCCTTAAAACACTGAGCTATGCAATACATGTGAATGTTCCTAAAAATTATGTAAGCTGAAATTTTATGAAGTCAGCTATATTTCAAATGCACTAAAAGACATGTCAAATAACAGAATTCaatctttaattttaatcatCAACCCCtggttaaatataaaaaaggacaaagaatTTGTACAATAGTTGGTATATAGTAGAAACTGGTTTCCTTTCTAAGTACtcattgtattattatttatcattgtgAAGTTCCTTTGGGAAAATCTTTGAgaattctgtgtttgtttgtttatagacTATTTAAGGATGATTAAAAAGccatacaaacccaaataatacatAAACATTTTTGGAAGGCTCCAATACTAGATGTTGGCAATAGTTAATGCTGGATGATGACATCCCAGATCAGGTGCTTTTCATAATTCTGTGAgtttcttctgaaatattttacagtgaacattattactttaaaaataacaacagttcatttaaaaatctagTGCCAGGTAATGTTCTGCTTCCTCTGAGGAATTCTTCGGGTTTTTTTCCAGTGTGATAATAAGTATGATACTGACTGTTTGAACTTTAGAAATGATGTCAAACCCTTATTATTCAACTTAAGAGAGTttaccttgtttcttttttcctggtcctaattttctttttatatcccagtatttatttgtatatatcttTGTAGAAAGTCAAAAGGGAAAAAGTAGCATAACTCTATAAGTACTCTTTGAGACTAGAAAGCCTGTCAATCAAACTGGGTTTAGCTAATGATATTCTTCTCCCAAATTTAATGGTCAGTgggatttaaaaatcaaagcataaataagtaaatacaaaattatatgaTAGTTTGTGAGAAAGCAAATGCAATTTCAAAAACAGGAAAGGGGGGTTACCAATTTTTTCTATCAGTAATAATAAAGGGAAATATTgccaaagaaaatgttttcaccCTTTGAATGAATATTTAGGTAAATATGCAATTATTCCTTAATGTTTGGCCAAATGTTAGTAATTTCCTCCAATATGAGTTGCCTTATTTCCTGAAGAAGATCTTgcttaaaaaaaagttctatgtGTTTAAGAGGTTTAAAATGTCTGAGGAAAGAAACCTGAACATGTATGAAACTGCTGGGCTGAGCAAAAGTGAGCCAGGGCTAACCTGGTACTATTAAAATAGAAGGAGAGCAACTGAGTTAGAAACTTGATTATTGGATTATAAATGTTCctgacaataaaaaaaagtacGAGAGTTGGATGCATAATTATTGAACAAGAAAGATTACACAGCATTATTCTTCccactgttttctgttttttaaaatgtgagaattACAAAGTATCATAAAGTTATGAGACAGTAGTTTGGGGCACCCCTTGAGAGTAGTGGGGTCTTCAAGAGAGGG of the Sciurus carolinensis chromosome 11, mSciCar1.2, whole genome shotgun sequence genome contains:
- the Sytl2 gene encoding synaptotagmin-like protein 2 isoform X4, which produces MALKAKTSSRSAPPATEIKKTTDDSITKVLDWFNRSSHSDDSKPSLQHPRGTEPKGKTDSKSRVAIAMVTDDTSLKENDSKALLSTKVKLKPVRYDSAFQEEGDMLVSEIFQDNSMNIKPKSMNLSQQSTPKEGQVIPQPFANCGTPSQGSKNMDNSQDLKSIEENGVPPTTNNCSYSVLKGSNAEVQVSCNTKNIGSFGKEEPKPHAHEKHTGNSKVKFDSLAIVQEPNLKDNVKVERKSKEENNSILKASLETDNREMLPGIVNSVAPSKKPEVHPQQEAGEVPKNQVQREKYKRVSDRISFWEGEKAAAKLTHKEPTSSCSQEQSSAKAYPPVRSQDIFTDSLSTGQSEYGQFTAKRVVFDEDDQAFHLSSFHSSNKPKETSPQISGPLKCHPSADQSNKMLLFQDKTNKHIKSLLEEDSLHSRRDITLPALQHPSNTRNEIHAPLEKERFLIGESNANFKIMSLKERMDEPNTEQVYNHSQFENLRKFWDLGGNPNSKNNSEKNTTISQKIFVPFSSQKHKEFSDVKSSGRNTHQEEVFSVTPREEMKKLNSKCILQVLPNETTFPLRPPGESIQHLAGNESTKENVKNNMEWLGTPVFKEAKDFSDQEIQESIVKAHVLSKDNKDTFSDSVQKLVLEGSSPAIQPSGKEAYGKEILKPGVSEDRKWLQKTDFADDEEEAEGPKEFTNEHVDKTVVPPKFKQNTLAASLNKLLKEATGIPHSPLQTELEPMTTGTGSQLEEGRFFEKGIKPRGCQREIVAPLSEGYETSGNTAFTQKAESGECQLNRENLLQMAAKGSSHLHRKDSFKDVTNSPQDMSFSQDAHLVPHDGALPSQREISETVEKVILPSKPELNYVNDVLKKLLRETCPSYPSAMEIGPGEVKAEFSEGVQAAGSPPNSLSVTPLWATMDTIASDRKDFYSFTIVPDKTHEVGSSLTTQMAPSEQLLSSSVSTDKKHDKKLPQEVAEIVKETIIQPKSEFLEFSAGLEKLHKETLETYPSRYEKDTGTLSPSDLIGSTEAPRQATSNFHPKEIEETVEKSEAPSITESAFDIGFEKLLKEICEVPPHGHQVSVKEEIPEKEPSQSEQARFWAASRASEMKGRSNGLESQVDQIVKVLGGDEVVTDLSVALCCSSSGVEISGTPQLYVDHEIETIRTISSPGDRNNESDLAGGLGAFQEPDFEEAPKASSVSKSEQPIPLLTKKENPTKISKVELMLTSPCKRQVNEQEKEGFSDSDFSDGNTGSIAGSWRNTSSSEEEPSPVLKALERSAARKMPSKSLEDISSDLSNQAKVDNLPEELVHSAEDDQKTDQEQDTNECIPGISTVPSQPDNPFSHPDKLKRMSKSVPTFLQDEVSGSVMSVYSGDFGNLEVKGNIQFAIDYVDSLKELHVFVAQCKDLAAADVKKQRSDPYVKTYLLPDKGKMGKKKTPVVKKTLNPVYNEILRYKIEKQILKTQKLNLSVWHRDTFKRNSFLGEVELDLEAWDWDNKQNKQLRWYPLKRKTAPVALEVENRGEMKLALQYVPEPTPGKKLPTTGEVHIWVKECLDLPPLRGNHLNSFVKCTILPDTSRKSRQKTRAVGKTTNPIFNHTMVYDGFRPEDLMEACVELTVWDHYKLTNQFLGGLRIGFGTGKSYGTEVDWMDSTSEEVALWEKMVNAPNTWIEATLPLRMLLIARISK